A part of Desulfobacter sp. genomic DNA contains:
- a CDS encoding glycosyltransferase yields the protein MITSEQGIDIDLLTYGEGQNVDLPGVNIIRIPRFKALGDVKIGPSPLKLFLDIVMGIWTILLLIKTRYNFVHAHEEAVFLCSVLKPIFRFKLLYDMHSSLPQQLSNFQFSSSAALIKIFEILENFSIRQSDAVIAICPDLETYAKSLTKTPDKVVLLENSIFEPVKLVTSEKSNSNNSDKYDRIQRILSSNNMLVLYAGSLESYQGIGMTLEAFKQVLSNQKNIRLMFLGGSKEQVKYYSKMVKKMSLQDEVEFVGSVSKEIVLECTKNASVLISPRSAGTNTPLKIYEQIASGVPLVATNIYSHSQVLNDDVAFLAKPEPYDFAAKIIDALGDKKKREKKACNACRLYEEKYSKMVYKNKMRNLLSKLK from the coding sequence ATGATCACCTCTGAACAGGGAATTGATATTGATTTATTGACATATGGTGAAGGACAAAATGTAGATCTCCCGGGAGTTAATATCATCCGAATTCCAAGGTTTAAAGCTTTGGGGGATGTAAAAATAGGTCCATCGCCTCTAAAGTTGTTTTTGGATATAGTTATGGGGATTTGGACGATTCTACTGCTGATTAAAACTAGATATAATTTTGTTCATGCCCATGAGGAGGCTGTTTTTTTATGTTCTGTGTTGAAGCCCATTTTTCGATTTAAACTGTTGTATGACATGCACTCCAGCCTTCCCCAGCAATTAAGTAATTTTCAGTTTTCATCTTCAGCTGCACTTATAAAAATTTTTGAGATTCTTGAAAATTTTTCAATACGTCAATCGGATGCCGTAATAGCCATATGCCCTGACTTAGAAACGTATGCCAAATCTCTAACCAAAACACCAGATAAGGTGGTTTTGTTGGAAAATTCTATTTTTGAACCGGTTAAGCTGGTGACATCAGAAAAATCAAATTCGAATAACAGCGATAAATACGATAGAATTCAGCGTATTTTATCATCTAATAATATGCTGGTTCTATATGCTGGCTCGCTGGAATCATATCAGGGTATCGGGATGACCCTGGAAGCATTTAAACAGGTTCTTTCTAATCAAAAAAATATACGTCTGATGTTTCTTGGAGGAAGTAAAGAACAGGTAAAATACTATAGTAAAATGGTAAAAAAAATGAGTCTCCAGGATGAGGTAGAATTTGTGGGTTCAGTATCAAAAGAAATTGTACTTGAGTGTACGAAAAACGCCAGTGTATTGATTTCTCCACGATCTGCCGGTACAAACACCCCTCTAAAAATATATGAGCAAATCGCCAGTGGGGTTCCCCTTGTTGCAACGAATATCTACTCGCATTCACAGGTACTCAATGATGATGTTGCTTTTCTGGCGAAACCGGAACCGTATGATTTTGCAGCTAAAATAATAGATGCTTTGGGGGATAAGAAAAAGCGCGAAAAGAAAGCCTGTAATGCATGCAGGCTTTACGAAGAAAAATACTCCAAAATGGTTTATAAGAATAAAATGCGAAATTTGTTGAGCAAACTGAAATAA
- a CDS encoding peptidoglycan bridge formation glycyltransferase FemA/FemB family protein, with amino-acid sequence MKIQEYTPKDKEAWDEYVLNHPYGLAYHLIAWKESVEQAYNFNSLYLIAKKGNTIKGILPLIHHHLPFLKGKLISLPFCDAAGPLADSPDTEKYLLKTAVKKASERGIKEISIRSSKPFAGLNEDQIINNSKIGMILNLPDNSNILLSSFKAKLRSQIKKPLRDGLTIETSGVKLLKYFYPLFAENMHALGSPVHSKKWIESILKNYRNRAHLFIVRMPDKKPAAGGVLLCHPNRVSVPWASSRRKFNRWNPNMLLYWNFLKFSCDMGYPFFDFGRSTPQEGTFRFKKQWKAQISPLFWSDLAVKYNSWSSMESINKLSSSELGCCWRKVPPSVAQGFGPELRKFIDL; translated from the coding sequence ATGAAAATACAAGAATACACACCCAAGGATAAGGAGGCTTGGGACGAGTACGTACTGAATCACCCTTATGGCCTTGCCTACCATCTGATTGCATGGAAGGAATCCGTTGAACAGGCATATAATTTTAATAGCCTTTATCTAATTGCAAAAAAAGGCAACACTATAAAAGGTATTCTCCCACTTATTCATCATCATTTACCCTTTTTAAAAGGAAAGCTGATATCCCTCCCTTTCTGTGATGCTGCAGGGCCGCTGGCTGATTCACCAGATACGGAGAAATATCTTCTGAAAACGGCGGTTAAAAAAGCAAGTGAAAGAGGTATAAAAGAGATATCCATCCGTTCATCAAAACCTTTTGCAGGCCTTAATGAGGATCAAATTATAAACAATTCAAAAATTGGAATGATATTAAACCTGCCGGATAATTCCAATATTCTTCTTTCTTCATTTAAGGCAAAGCTTAGGAGTCAGATTAAAAAGCCGCTCCGTGACGGTTTGACCATAGAAACGAGCGGTGTAAAACTGCTTAAATATTTTTATCCACTATTTGCTGAAAATATGCACGCCTTGGGATCCCCTGTCCATAGCAAAAAATGGATTGAATCTATTCTTAAAAATTATAGAAACAGGGCTCATTTGTTCATTGTCCGTATGCCGGATAAAAAACCTGCAGCCGGCGGAGTTCTACTTTGCCATCCAAACCGGGTTTCGGTCCCTTGGGCGTCCTCCAGAAGAAAATTTAACCGCTGGAATCCCAATATGCTGCTTTATTGGAATTTTTTAAAATTTTCCTGTGATATGGGATATCCTTTCTTTGATTTTGGAAGATCCACACCCCAAGAGGGAACCTTTCGTTTTAAAAAACAGTGGAAAGCACAGATATCGCCCCTTTTTTGGAGTGACCTGGCTGTCAAATACAATTCATGGTCCAGTATGGAATCAATAAATAAATTAAGCTCTTCAGAATTAGGTTGTTGTTGGAGAAAAGTACCGCCGTCGGTAGCACAAGGCTTTGGACCGGAATTAAGGAAATTTATTGACCTGTAA
- a CDS encoding DUF3473 domain-containing protein — protein MSQKHTILLTFDVEDWFQVENFKDYIEFSTWNNFELRVERNTHRILDFLDSFVFEPKATFFILGWIAKRCPDLVREIHSRGHEVASHGFDHHLCTNLRSNQLVLDLVDSRKLLEDISGRQVTGYRAPSFAVSHKTLAAIQKAGYLYDSSYNSFSAHGRYGVLDLPNENRINGFYKLSNELYEIPISNLRVGDKIFPLGGGGYFRLFPLSLFKFGMHQVFKQQDVFLFYAHPWEFDPGQPRVRQASNWFKFRHYINLNKTENKLKTLIGNFSDFRFITCSDYITDSVSKG, from the coding sequence TTGTCACAGAAGCATACCATACTGCTAACATTTGATGTAGAAGACTGGTTCCAGGTTGAAAATTTTAAGGATTACATAGAATTTTCAACCTGGAACAATTTTGAGCTAAGGGTGGAGAGAAATACCCACCGAATTCTAGATTTTCTTGATAGTTTCGTTTTTGAGCCTAAAGCCACTTTTTTTATTTTGGGGTGGATTGCAAAACGATGCCCTGATCTGGTTCGCGAAATTCATTCACGGGGCCATGAAGTGGCCTCTCACGGTTTTGACCACCACCTGTGCACCAACCTCAGATCTAATCAACTTGTGTTAGATCTGGTTGACAGTCGAAAACTGTTGGAAGATATTTCCGGCCGGCAGGTTACAGGCTACAGGGCACCCAGTTTTGCTGTTTCGCATAAAACTTTGGCAGCTATCCAGAAAGCAGGGTATCTATATGATTCAAGTTACAATTCTTTTTCCGCCCACGGAAGATACGGTGTTTTGGATCTGCCAAACGAAAATAGAATTAATGGGTTTTATAAGTTGTCAAACGAGTTGTATGAAATACCTATCAGCAATTTAAGGGTGGGTGACAAGATATTTCCCCTTGGCGGCGGTGGGTACTTCCGCTTATTTCCTTTGTCTTTATTTAAATTTGGAATGCACCAGGTATTCAAACAGCAGGATGTATTTTTGTTCTATGCCCATCCATGGGAATTTGACCCGGGGCAACCGAGGGTTCGCCAAGCCTCAAATTGGTTTAAATTCAGGCATTACATAAATCTGAATAAAACAGAAAATAAACTGAAAACATTGATAGGAAATTTTTCCGATTTCCGGTTTATCACCTGCTCAGATTACATTACCGACTCAGTATCTAAAGGATAG
- a CDS encoding exosortase/archaeosortase family protein produces the protein MSTTKSIAIQILMLLSAFAVVYHHTIVKLISDWSTDPNFSHGFLIPFVVLYMIWHEQNRLRQISIQSSKAGIFLILFGMLVHIIGNIGSELFLMRTSMVITVGGIVSYCLGNKMLKALIIPVCYLMMMIPIPSILWNKVAFPLQVIAANLSSHTISMLGIPIFREGNILHLSNTSLEVIDACSGIRSLTSLLALTGALSFLVPLSSMKKWVLFLSAVPIAIVVNVVRLTITGGLAAWVGPETAHGFLHDMSGLIIFTSALFFVYLVYLALSKIESKQS, from the coding sequence ATGTCTACAACAAAATCAATTGCGATTCAGATTCTTATGTTGCTGTCTGCATTCGCAGTGGTGTACCACCATACAATAGTCAAGCTTATTTCAGACTGGTCAACCGATCCTAATTTTTCACACGGTTTTCTCATTCCTTTTGTAGTATTGTATATGATCTGGCATGAGCAAAACAGGCTTAGGCAGATATCTATTCAATCTTCAAAAGCTGGCATTTTTCTGATCCTTTTTGGGATGTTGGTACATATAATTGGAAATATTGGATCAGAGCTTTTTTTAATGAGAACCTCCATGGTCATCACCGTTGGGGGAATCGTATCTTATTGTTTGGGTAATAAAATGCTAAAAGCCCTGATCATACCGGTCTGCTACCTCATGATGATGATTCCTATTCCATCCATTCTCTGGAACAAAGTCGCCTTTCCTCTACAGGTGATTGCCGCAAATCTATCCAGCCATACGATCAGCATGCTGGGAATTCCGATTTTCAGGGAAGGAAACATTCTTCATTTATCTAACACTTCCCTTGAAGTGATAGATGCCTGTTCCGGGATTCGGTCCCTAACATCCCTGTTGGCTTTAACCGGAGCGTTATCTTTTCTGGTACCGTTGAGTTCTATGAAAAAATGGGTGCTGTTTTTATCCGCAGTTCCCATTGCTATTGTCGTGAATGTGGTGCGGTTAACCATAACAGGAGGGTTGGCCGCATGGGTGGGCCCTGAGACTGCCCATGGTTTTCTACATGACATGTCCGGGCTTATCATTTTTACTTCAGCACTGTTTTTTGTATATCTCGTATATTTAGCTTTAAGCAAGATCGAGAGTAAGCAAAGTTAG
- the epsI gene encoding EpsI family protein has product MIFKRTIIIVVILLATAVLTAVASHSERISPNKPFSEFPLKIDAWQGITSEMDQNVYNILGVEDYIQANYWKSPKEMVNLYVGFYQSQSEGDIIHSPKNCMPGAGWNIVETKVIPVNLPSSKETIKVIQLLLVKGSQKQVVLYWFQSRGRIIASEYMQKIWLVVDSIIKNRTDGSFVRLISQVIEDEQTTVTLLKEFADKIYPLLKEHIPG; this is encoded by the coding sequence TTGATCTTTAAAAGAACAATCATCATTGTTGTTATTCTTCTGGCAACAGCAGTTTTAACAGCCGTTGCATCACATTCGGAGCGGATTTCGCCAAATAAACCATTTAGTGAGTTTCCGCTAAAGATAGATGCCTGGCAGGGTATTACAAGTGAAATGGACCAGAATGTTTATAATATCCTCGGTGTGGAAGATTATATCCAGGCAAATTACTGGAAATCACCAAAGGAGATGGTCAACCTTTATGTGGGGTTCTATCAGAGCCAGAGTGAGGGAGATATCATTCACTCCCCCAAGAATTGTATGCCTGGAGCTGGCTGGAATATTGTAGAAACCAAAGTGATCCCGGTGAACCTTCCATCCAGCAAAGAGACCATAAAGGTGATTCAGCTGTTATTGGTAAAGGGTAGTCAAAAACAAGTGGTCCTTTACTGGTTCCAGTCCAGAGGAAGGATTATCGCTTCAGAATACATGCAGAAAATATGGCTGGTTGTGGATTCCATAATTAAAAACCGGACAGACGGGTCTTTTGTCCGGCTGATATCTCAAGTGATCGAAGATGAGCAGACAACCGTAACGCTTCTGAAAGAATTTGCAGATAAAATATATCCTTTACTCAAAGAGCATATCCCAGGATAG
- a CDS encoding outer membrane beta-barrel protein produces MKSNTKFRIVSCLCLPAILICLLLPVSNVSARMITQILPTLTITEEYNDNYFQTGTDTFEEWITSYELGFSVGFLNKKSQVYLEYNPEYRDFKNMDDRDSLDHNASLSGTFQPTKYTTARANIAYDGHDGNNEGDSWQHSAGASIESQLTKTINIFFSHDYSNSFDQQVRTGDYKEHETHTTQAGIHKLFGEKNRMGLDFAYEKDNYKNSDADEYTNYEPSAFMQYWMTPKDGIEANAEFEKKEFEVNSDDDYETIAGDIRYIRKFTRHLDGYVKYRHYLSDRSDGDHQVFHPSVGVDWDVTEDSGISIGVGILFHEWDNENDDSEDIFFDIDAYKVFNFSPRGSLSITGSSKYEESDEEAASLGYNISYQAGFSLNYLLTKQLSSSLFGSYQIQDFQEQNVDRQDDTVEIGGGLTWTPLKWLQIGANASHTNFNSDGLQRDDYEENKITFYVKFIPEKPIRPDKTVSRKSLEKEIFD; encoded by the coding sequence ATGAAATCCAATACTAAATTCAGGATCGTATCATGTTTATGCCTCCCGGCAATCCTGATATGCTTGTTATTGCCGGTTTCTAACGTATCGGCAAGGATGATCACACAGATTCTTCCGACACTTACCATTACTGAAGAGTACAATGATAATTATTTTCAGACGGGTACGGATACGTTTGAGGAATGGATTACTTCCTACGAGCTTGGTTTTTCAGTAGGTTTCCTTAATAAAAAAAGTCAGGTTTACCTGGAATACAATCCGGAATATAGGGATTTTAAAAATATGGATGACCGGGACAGCCTTGACCATAATGCAAGTCTTTCAGGAACATTTCAACCCACAAAGTATACTACAGCCAGAGCCAATATTGCCTATGACGGTCACGATGGAAATAATGAGGGCGATTCATGGCAGCATTCTGCCGGAGCATCCATAGAAAGCCAATTGACGAAAACAATAAATATTTTTTTCTCCCATGATTACTCAAATAGTTTTGATCAACAGGTCAGGACAGGCGACTATAAGGAACATGAAACCCATACAACCCAGGCCGGTATACATAAATTGTTTGGTGAGAAAAACCGGATGGGACTGGATTTTGCCTACGAAAAAGATAACTATAAAAATTCAGATGCGGATGAATATACCAATTATGAACCTTCGGCCTTTATGCAATACTGGATGACGCCTAAGGATGGTATTGAAGCCAATGCGGAATTTGAGAAAAAGGAATTTGAAGTAAATTCGGATGATGATTATGAAACCATTGCCGGAGATATCCGGTATATTCGGAAATTTACCCGTCATCTTGATGGGTATGTAAAATACCGGCATTATCTGTCGGACCGTTCTGACGGAGACCACCAGGTGTTTCACCCTTCTGTTGGTGTGGACTGGGATGTAACTGAAGATTCAGGCATTTCAATTGGTGTGGGTATTTTATTCCATGAATGGGACAATGAAAATGACGATTCTGAAGATATTTTCTTTGACATTGATGCATATAAGGTTTTCAATTTCAGCCCAAGGGGGTCATTGTCCATCACCGGCAGCAGCAAATATGAAGAATCCGACGAAGAGGCTGCCAGCCTGGGGTATAACATCAGCTATCAGGCAGGTTTTAGCCTGAACTACCTGTTAACCAAACAATTATCCTCCAGCCTGTTCGGATCATATCAAATCCAGGATTTTCAGGAACAGAATGTGGATCGTCAGGACGATACAGTCGAAATAGGGGGAGGTTTGACCTGGACCCCGTTAAAGTGGCTGCAGATTGGCGCAAATGCCTCACACACCAATTTCAACTCGGATGGCCTTCAGAGAGACGATTACGAGGAAAATAAAATTACATTTTATGTCAAGTTTATCCCGGAAAAGCCCATCCGGCCGGATAAAACGGTATCTAGGAAATCTTTGGAAAAGGAAATTTTCGATTGA
- a CDS encoding polysaccharide biosynthesis/export family protein, which yields MSFFYLLLSGSTGLSQESATGSRDYKIGIGDVLKISTWKEEDLSFDTVFVRNDGKITFPLLDDIQAEGRTTMELKKFIEKKLSDFVEAPTVTVTLANPGSQKYYILGEVQNVGEYPLVKKLTVVQAFALAKGFTEWASKDEIILFRRHRGKEKMIKIDYDDITDGNLKNDIQLLADDIIIVP from the coding sequence ATGTCTTTTTTTTACTTATTATTGTCCGGATCAACAGGGCTGTCGCAGGAAAGCGCAACGGGATCGCGTGACTATAAAATAGGTATAGGGGATGTTTTAAAAATCAGCACCTGGAAAGAAGAAGACCTTTCATTTGATACGGTTTTTGTCCGTAATGACGGAAAAATAACCTTTCCTCTGCTTGATGATATCCAGGCAGAAGGCCGGACAACCATGGAACTGAAAAAGTTTATTGAAAAAAAACTCTCAGATTTCGTTGAAGCCCCAACAGTTACCGTTACCCTGGCCAATCCCGGAAGCCAGAAATATTATATCCTTGGGGAAGTTCAGAATGTGGGTGAATACCCTTTGGTTAAAAAACTCACTGTGGTTCAGGCTTTTGCCCTGGCCAAAGGTTTTACCGAATGGGCCTCCAAGGATGAAATTATTTTATTCCGCAGGCATCGTGGAAAAGAAAAGATGATAAAAATTGATTACGATGATATCACCGACGGAAATTTGAAAAACGATATCCAGCTATTGGCAGACGATATTATCATTGTGCCTTAA
- a CDS encoding TIGR03013 family PEP-CTERM/XrtA system glycosyltransferase, which produces MLKVLRQYFPIRNIIFLFLEGCVIFGCFLLSTVLLTFSNSYWFDVMLVLRIMLITIICQVSLYYNDLYDFDAVSTVPEISIRLLQALGITSIALAMIYYFFPLVILDQKIYILSIFFLMVFIVLWRIGYIEILNRGIFNEKIIILGSSDLAIDIYNTVSRTIDCGYTVSAIMPDKGYKTEDDELPKEIIFTQDTIPLRELSKSKSIDKIIVAIKEKRRNFPTQELIKCRTEGVEVLEGSSFYEMLTGKVLVEKINPSWLIFSHGFRKSKTKSFFKRVEDIVLSLVMLILLAPLLLIVAILIKLDSKGPVLFAQDRVGKDKKEYMMHKFRSMVADAEKLTGPVWAEDNDDRITRVGRIIRKYRIDELPQLWEVLIGKMSLVGPRPERKHFTDKLEKQIPYYDQRFNVKPGLTGWAQVCYDYGATVEDAVEKLNYELFYIKNMSLAMDVVIILKTIKTVLFGRGAR; this is translated from the coding sequence ATGCTTAAAGTATTAAGACAATACTTTCCAATCAGGAATATTATTTTTCTTTTTCTTGAAGGCTGTGTGATATTTGGGTGTTTTTTGCTTTCCACAGTTCTGCTGACTTTTTCTAATTCTTACTGGTTTGATGTGATGTTGGTCCTGCGGATTATGCTCATCACTATTATCTGCCAGGTCAGTCTGTATTATAACGACCTTTATGACTTTGATGCGGTTTCAACTGTCCCTGAAATTTCCATACGTCTCTTACAGGCCTTGGGCATCACTTCAATTGCCCTGGCTATGATCTATTATTTTTTTCCCCTGGTGATTCTGGACCAGAAGATATACATCCTCAGCATCTTTTTTTTAATGGTTTTTATCGTATTGTGGCGGATTGGATATATTGAGATACTTAACCGGGGGATATTCAACGAAAAAATCATTATCCTGGGATCCAGCGATCTTGCCATTGATATTTACAATACGGTCAGTCGGACAATCGACTGCGGGTATACAGTCTCTGCAATCATGCCGGATAAGGGGTATAAAACGGAGGATGATGAATTACCCAAAGAGATTATTTTTACCCAGGATACAATTCCACTTCGTGAACTGTCAAAATCAAAATCAATTGATAAAATTATTGTGGCCATAAAAGAAAAACGGCGCAATTTTCCTACACAGGAGCTGATTAAATGCCGGACCGAAGGGGTTGAAGTATTAGAAGGAAGTTCGTTTTACGAAATGCTGACGGGTAAAGTACTCGTCGAAAAAATAAATCCTTCATGGCTGATTTTTTCACATGGGTTTAGAAAATCAAAAACCAAATCTTTTTTTAAGAGAGTTGAAGATATCGTTCTATCATTGGTGATGCTTATCTTATTAGCACCTTTATTACTCATCGTTGCCATTTTAATTAAGCTGGATTCAAAAGGACCTGTTCTTTTTGCCCAGGACCGTGTTGGTAAAGATAAAAAAGAATATATGATGCACAAGTTCCGGTCCATGGTGGCAGATGCTGAAAAATTAACCGGCCCGGTATGGGCAGAGGATAACGATGACAGAATAACCCGAGTGGGGCGCATCATTAGAAAATACAGAATTGATGAACTGCCCCAGTTATGGGAGGTGCTTATCGGCAAAATGAGTCTTGTGGGCCCCAGGCCTGAGCGGAAGCATTTTACCGACAAGCTTGAAAAACAGATCCCGTATTATGATCAGCGGTTCAATGTCAAACCCGGACTTACCGGATGGGCCCAGGTCTGCTACGATTACGGGGCCACTGTTGAAGATGCCGTGGAAAAATTAAATTACGAGCTATTTTATATCAAAAATATGTCCCTTGCCATGGATGTGGTGATCATCCTCAAAACCATAAAAACGGTTCTTTTCGGCAGGGGGGCCAGATAA
- a CDS encoding CpsD/CapB family tyrosine-protein kinase produces the protein MVSVLTPHAIASEQFRLLKNNILFPEKGDPPRTIMVTSASPNEGKSFVSANLAVTMARSIDEYVLLMDCDLRTPTIHTLFGYKREPMKGLSEYLTNQISLSEAMKKTAVEKLTILPAGSIPPNPSELLSSEQMRRMLHEVKLRYNDRYVIIDTPPPYITSETNAIARYVDGIILIVRHGKTRIKEVQDIIDIYGKERILGVIKNFSEKSAFGYGYGYNKSGYGTNKE, from the coding sequence ATGGTGTCTGTTTTAACGCCACACGCCATAGCCTCAGAACAGTTCAGGCTTTTAAAGAATAATATCCTTTTTCCTGAAAAAGGGGACCCCCCTAGAACCATTATGGTTACCAGTGCCTCTCCCAATGAAGGCAAATCCTTTGTATCGGCCAACCTTGCCGTAACTATGGCCCGGAGTATTGATGAATATGTTCTGCTGATGGACTGTGATCTACGGACACCAACGATTCATACGCTATTCGGTTATAAAAGGGAACCGATGAAAGGGTTGAGTGAGTATCTCACAAACCAGATTTCTCTTTCTGAAGCGATGAAAAAAACCGCCGTAGAAAAGCTTACGATTTTGCCGGCAGGGAGTATACCGCCGAATCCTTCAGAGTTGTTATCGTCGGAGCAGATGAGACGCATGCTTCATGAAGTCAAACTGCGGTACAATGATAGATATGTCATAATTGACACCCCGCCCCCTTATATTACTTCAGAAACCAATGCCATTGCCCGGTATGTGGATGGCATTATTCTAATTGTGCGGCATGGAAAAACCCGGATAAAGGAGGTTCAGGATATAATTGATATATACGGTAAAGAAAGAATTTTGGGGGTTATTAAAAATTTTTCAGAAAAATCCGCCTTCGGATATGGATATGGATATAATAAATCCGGATACGGAACTAACAAGGAATAG